Genomic window (Phragmites australis chromosome 5, lpPhrAust1.1, whole genome shotgun sequence):
TGATCACCCATCAACACGTGAGGTGTGGCGTGTAAACCCCTCATATCAACTTAATTGCAATTCTCAAGATGGACATATGTCTGCACTTGCTGAACCATACATGCATTCTTCTTCAACTTCAGTTAAAAGTATGCATGTTTGGCAAGaaattcaaaagtataatttaGTAAATTCAAAATCTTCCTTCAAGATGGAAATAGTCTCATTTTTACGAATGATCTTAATTTCGAGACACTTTCATGTCACTTAGTCAATTCCATAACTCGAGTAATTAACACTTGCAGCCTCATCTTGGGACACTCACGCAAACACAAGACAAAATTTCAGTGTTTCACACGTACTAATTATACAGCCTAGCTAGTTCAATTATTCTAATTGGCAGAGCCGGGTCAGCGTCACCCATCTACGCTCCACTCGACAAGAATGCTCCTAGTCACTGTCACAGCTCATAATGTTCcaacaaaaaaattagaatacGCCACTGGCACACAAATGGGAAAAGCCAATTTACcataccgggatgatattctccTACAAACCATTTCATATTGTACAATGACAAGCTCCCCAAAGTCAATTACGCAACCAGAAAATTCAAACCTACTGGTCTAGCTGGGATACACATCAGGTCGTTTGTAACATCATTTGTCATGTCTACTTTACAACTACATTTTACAAAGTATGCTTTCTTTTTATGAACAGTATATGGTATGATGCATCCCTAACAATCATTTTGGTAGGACATAGGCTGAGCAAAAGTAACTATTTACTGTATAATTTACCAACACGCACAAGAGCTTCATGCATCACAAGGTCGCCGAAGGCTGGCGGCGGAGCCCGAAGTAAGGCCTGGCGAACAAGGTGGGCATCAACGATGACGCCGGTGCAACCACCGGCGATGATACGGCGGTGAGGACAGGGGAGCAAGCTGTGACCTTGTTATCACGTGAGGGGCACACCCGGGCAGCGCCGAACCCTGCAGGTTGGCTGTAGAACGGGTAGGTGGTACGATAGGCACGCAGCTCTGCCACCTCTCTTTGGAGCCTTCGGTTCTCCTTCGTTAGCGTCTCGCACCAACGCTTCAGATACTCGCAGTCTAACTCGGTTTGCTTTAGCTTTGTCCTATGATGTTAAGGATATATTAGATGAGAGTCTATGGCACTGAGACTGTCACCCTAGCTTAAATTTAGGCATGAAGATTGAAGAGACCATCAGACAGAGAAAATACGGGTGTCATAATATTACGTACCTAGCTCTTCTGTTCTGAAACCAGACCTCCACTTGGCGTGGTCGAAGGTGGAGCCGCTTCGCTAAATCACTCTTCTGTTTCTGTGCCAGAAAAAAAGTAAACAAAAAATCGATCAAACTCAGTACAAAAATCATATAGTTTCTTGTTTACTTACAGTATAACGGAGCCGCTCTCCCTAAAAGCCACTAAACCAGCCAACCCATCCCAACCGTGTAGTGAGACAACAATTATTTGATCTCTTCGATAGCCATCACAATCTTACCCTTTACCCATTTGATTCCCAGTACTTAATTTtacctcaaaccatccattttGATTTTGTTAGAACGAATAACCTTTTTCTCAATAAACGAACCCACTTGGACTATTTCACCCATAATTTTGTGCTTGCACGCATGGATACATACATGCTCATGCACGAGTGCATGCCCTTGATTCTTACAAAACTCTCCATCAAGGACCATTCTACATAACCGAATTTTCTTCCATAGTCTGCAAAATTGAGCTCCGCAAATAACTGATTATAGTTTCTTGGTACCATATGTCATTCATCTaggaaattacaaaataatgtGTAGCATACACAACTACTAatctttttttagataatgacaACTACCAATCCTTAGTctaataaaagaataaaaataaaatcctATCAATCATTACTTTCTGATTTATGTTGCATCACCAaagctctttttcttttgtagtTTTGGGTTAGGCATCCTTGCTTACAACTTTTACACACAAACATGATAATTTGTTAGAAGT
Coding sequences:
- the LOC133919121 gene encoding homeobox-leucine zipper protein HOX7-like isoform X2, which translates into the protein MQPEDVREEYDEARSHSESPVELSIGGPLLPASAETGIVNSEVCRRGFDVNNVPVDGDVVNARSLSTSSLQVEVPLRQAGDLEAAEDDESGGVGGGVRKKLKLSKEQSMFLEDSFKEHSTLSPKQKSDLAKRLHLRPRQVEVWFQNRRARTKLKQTELDCEYLKRWCETLTKENRRLQREVAELRAYRTTYPFYSQPAGFGAARVCPSRDNKVTACSPVLTAVSSPVVAPASSLMPTLFARPYFGLRRQPSATL